A region of Paenibacillus thiaminolyticus DNA encodes the following proteins:
- a CDS encoding FecCD family ABC transporter permease, with the protein MQADEAVHPPLTGTVRFSRLMIAVGLILLGAILLAAGFVVSISYGAADAGYHDVLDLMLGFNTDSASQLLIYELRMPRAISGILVGACLAASGAIMQGITRNPLATPSIMGLSQGSGLAIAIAMIVLPALSYFEMVIFSFAGAAAGVMIVYAISALSPGGMSPLKLVLAGAAVSSLFGALASGLAIYFNIAQDISFFAAGGLTMVRWDAIEMLLPVSAVCLAMAIVLSRDITLLSFGEEVAAGLGQRTVLIKTLCTIVVLFMTGAAVSVAGGVGFVGLIIPHMVRSLVGVDYRLIIPCSAVFGGVLVTYADIAARWFNAPYETPIGAVTAVIGVPFFLYLARTEGRAL; encoded by the coding sequence ATGCAAGCAGATGAAGCGGTCCATCCTCCTCTCACCGGGACCGTCCGATTCTCTCGCCTTATGATCGCAGTCGGGCTGATCCTTCTTGGGGCGATACTGCTTGCAGCAGGCTTTGTCGTTTCCATTTCGTATGGCGCTGCAGACGCAGGCTACCACGATGTATTGGATTTGATGTTGGGGTTCAATACCGATTCGGCTTCCCAACTGCTCATTTACGAGCTGCGGATGCCAAGAGCGATCAGCGGAATATTGGTGGGCGCGTGCCTGGCGGCATCAGGCGCCATCATGCAGGGCATTACCCGCAATCCGCTGGCCACCCCATCGATTATGGGGCTGTCTCAAGGCTCGGGTCTGGCGATTGCCATCGCCATGATTGTGTTGCCGGCGTTAAGCTACTTTGAAATGGTCATCTTCTCCTTTGCCGGCGCGGCGGCGGGAGTCATGATCGTCTACGCCATCAGCGCGCTGTCCCCGGGCGGGATGTCGCCGCTCAAGCTGGTCCTGGCCGGAGCTGCAGTAAGCTCTCTGTTCGGAGCGCTAGCCTCCGGGCTGGCGATTTATTTCAACATCGCGCAAGACATCAGCTTCTTCGCGGCCGGCGGACTGACCATGGTCCGGTGGGACGCGATAGAGATGCTGCTCCCGGTAAGCGCGGTATGCCTGGCGATGGCGATAGTGCTATCGCGGGATATTACCCTGCTCAGCTTCGGCGAGGAAGTAGCCGCCGGACTGGGGCAGCGCACCGTACTGATTAAGACGCTGTGCACGATCGTCGTCTTATTCATGACTGGCGCCGCCGTATCGGTGGCGGGAGGAGTTGGCTTCGTAGGGCTGATCATCCCGCATATGGTGCGGTCGCTCGTCGGCGTCGACTATCGGCTGATTATTCCTTGCTCCGCCGTATTCGGCGGCGTTCTCGTCACCTATGCAGACATTGCAGCCAGATGGTTCAACGCGCCTTATGAGACACCGATAGGGGCGGTTACCGCCGTCATCGGCGTTCCGTTCTTCCTCTATCTGGCGCGTACAGAAGGGAGGGCCCTGTGA
- the dhaS gene encoding dihydroxyacetone kinase transcriptional activator DhaS → MSSSLITRKALATSLKELMNDHPFNKITVKHIVDRCGLNRQTFYYHFQDIYDLLGWVYQSEAVESIAHYRSYSTWTQGFRRIFHYIENNKAFCLNTLNSLARNHLDHYLYSVTMGLMMDVVNEVSDRMKVREEDKKFIANFYALAFTGLVIQWMENGMNENPDRMIQKLNELLEGNFAKALHRYEHKPQ, encoded by the coding sequence ATGTCCAGCTCGCTCATAACGAGGAAAGCGCTTGCAACCTCGCTCAAGGAACTGATGAACGACCACCCTTTCAATAAAATTACGGTCAAGCATATCGTGGATCGCTGCGGCTTGAACAGGCAAACGTTTTATTACCATTTTCAGGACATTTACGATTTGCTCGGCTGGGTGTACCAATCTGAAGCCGTCGAGAGCATCGCCCACTATCGAAGCTATAGCACATGGACGCAAGGATTCCGCAGAATTTTTCACTATATCGAGAACAACAAAGCATTTTGTCTCAACACGCTTAACTCATTGGCAAGGAACCATCTCGATCATTATTTGTACAGCGTCACGATGGGCTTAATGATGGATGTGGTGAACGAAGTCTCGGATCGAATGAAGGTTCGGGAAGAGGATAAGAAATTTATCGCCAATTTCTATGCGCTTGCCTTTACCGGCCTCGTGATTCAGTGGATGGAGAACGGAATGAACGAGAATCCGGACCGGATGATCCAAAAATTGAACGAGCTGTTAGAGGGCAATTTCGCCAAAGCGCTGCATCGCTATGAGCATAAGCCCCAGTAA
- a CDS encoding fumarate hydratase, with translation MKSFLQSVYDLIVETSTNLPGDVRKVIREAQAREDAATRAGLSLGTIARNIVMAETKVSPICQDTGMPTFIVHTPVGANQIVMKREIQEAVSRATKEGKLRTNSVDSLTGANSGDNLGPGTPVIHFEQWERGDIEVRLILKGGGCENKNIQYSLPAELEGLGKAGRDLDGIRKCILHAIYQAQGQGCSAGFIGVGIGGDRTTGYELAKQQLFRRVDDTNPIAELRQLEEYILDKANQLGIGTMGFGGEVTLLGCKIGVMNRLPASFFVSVAYNCWAYRRQGVLLDSASGEIKEWVYERGSELPMDSAAEGEAAGTAEEATEAAEAAPVKSESRRIVLNTPISEEQIRSLKVGDVVVINGEMHTGRDALHKYLMDYDAPVDLDGAVIYHCGPVMLKDEEGWHVKAAGPTTSIREEPYQGDIIKKFGIRAVIGKGGMGAKTLAALQEHGAVYLNAIGGAAQYYAECMKQVNGVDFLEFGIPEAMWHLDVEGFAAIVTMDAHGNSLHADVDRSSFEKLAQFKDPVFA, from the coding sequence ATGAAATCGTTTTTGCAGAGCGTATATGATTTGATCGTGGAGACATCAACCAATCTGCCGGGCGATGTGCGCAAGGTGATCCGGGAAGCGCAAGCGCGCGAGGACGCTGCAACGCGCGCCGGACTGTCCTTGGGCACGATCGCCCGCAACATTGTAATGGCGGAGACGAAGGTATCCCCCATCTGTCAGGATACCGGCATGCCGACGTTCATCGTGCATACTCCGGTAGGCGCGAATCAGATCGTCATGAAGCGGGAGATTCAGGAAGCGGTCAGCCGCGCGACGAAGGAAGGCAAGCTCCGTACCAATTCCGTCGATTCCTTGACGGGAGCGAACAGCGGGGACAATCTCGGCCCGGGAACGCCGGTTATCCATTTCGAGCAGTGGGAGCGCGGCGACATCGAGGTGCGCCTCATCTTGAAGGGCGGCGGCTGCGAGAACAAGAACATCCAGTACAGCCTGCCGGCCGAGCTGGAGGGCCTGGGCAAGGCCGGCCGCGATCTCGACGGCATCCGCAAGTGCATTCTGCATGCGATCTACCAGGCTCAGGGGCAGGGCTGCAGTGCAGGCTTCATCGGTGTCGGCATAGGCGGTGATCGGACGACGGGCTACGAGTTGGCGAAGCAGCAACTGTTCCGCCGCGTAGATGATACGAATCCGATCGCTGAGCTGCGGCAATTGGAAGAATATATTTTGGATAAGGCGAATCAGTTGGGCATCGGTACGATGGGCTTCGGCGGCGAGGTGACGCTGCTCGGCTGCAAGATTGGGGTCATGAACCGGCTGCCGGCGAGCTTTTTCGTATCGGTTGCCTATAACTGCTGGGCTTACCGGCGCCAAGGCGTCCTGCTCGACAGCGCGAGCGGAGAGATTAAGGAATGGGTATACGAGCGAGGAAGCGAGCTTCCGATGGACAGCGCCGCGGAAGGTGAAGCGGCAGGAACTGCCGAAGAAGCGACAGAAGCTGCTGAAGCAGCTCCTGTGAAGAGCGAGAGCCGCCGCATCGTGCTGAACACGCCGATTTCCGAGGAGCAGATCCGCTCCCTGAAGGTAGGGGACGTCGTCGTTATCAACGGTGAGATGCACACGGGACGAGACGCGCTTCATAAATATTTGATGGACTATGATGCGCCGGTCGATCTGGACGGGGCGGTCATCTATCATTGCGGCCCGGTTATGCTGAAGGATGAGGAAGGCTGGCATGTCAAGGCGGCCGGACCGACGACGAGCATTCGCGAGGAGCCGTACCAAGGCGATATCATTAAGAAATTCGGCATCCGCGCCGTCATCGGCAAAGGCGGCATGGGTGCGAAGACACTGGCCGCGCTGCAGGAGCATGGCGCCGTCTATTTGAATGCGATTGGCGGAGCGGCTCAATATTATGCGGAATGCATGAAGCAAGTGAACGGAGTCGATTTCCTCGAATTCGGCATTCCGGAAGCGATGTGGCATCTCGATGTAGAAGGGTTCGCGGCGATCGTGACGATGGATGCGCATGGCAACAGCCTGCACGCGGACGTCGATCGCAGCTCGTTCGAGAAGCTGGCCCAGTTCAAGGACCCTGTCTTTGCATAA
- the yfbR gene encoding 5'-deoxynucleotidase gives MDPTKDEAQAGRPHGHHFFAYMYRLKHIERWSLMRNTTKENVAEHSFHVAMTTHMLCTIGNEVYGKALDTGRAVMMALFHDATEVFTGDIPTPVKHHNTRILANFREIEQLAAERLISMIPAELQTAYAPLIDQTLDEELKRYVKAADLLDAYFKCGSEAAAGNREFDVARRQTEQKLRALGLEEIDYVLTRLGPSFDMTLDEMSLSDS, from the coding sequence ATGGATCCAACCAAGGACGAGGCCCAAGCCGGGCGTCCGCACGGACATCATTTTTTTGCCTATATGTATCGGTTGAAGCATATCGAGCGCTGGAGCCTGATGCGCAATACGACGAAGGAGAACGTCGCCGAGCACAGCTTCCACGTCGCGATGACGACGCATATGCTGTGCACAATCGGGAACGAGGTGTACGGAAAAGCGCTGGACACAGGCCGGGCCGTCATGATGGCGCTGTTCCACGACGCGACGGAAGTGTTCACGGGTGATATTCCGACGCCCGTCAAGCACCATAATACGCGCATTCTGGCCAATTTCCGCGAGATCGAGCAATTGGCTGCAGAGCGGCTTATCAGCATGATTCCGGCTGAGCTGCAGACGGCCTATGCGCCGCTCATCGATCAGACGCTGGATGAGGAACTGAAGCGCTATGTGAAGGCTGCCGATCTGCTCGACGCCTACTTCAAATGCGGAAGCGAAGCGGCAGCGGGCAACCGGGAATTCGATGTGGCCCGGCGGCAGACCGAGCAAAAATTGCGGGCGCTCGGCCTGGAGGAAATCGACTATGTCCTTACCCGCCTCGGGCCAAGCTTCGACATGACGCTGGACGAAATGTCGTTGTCCGACAGCTAG
- the ytvI gene encoding sporulation integral membrane protein YtvI gives MPLFNVTLVHRIFRGIWVTIVTLGAILLFYYGFRIIYPFLIAWLLAYMMNPLVRFLEQKWRFPRWTAVASSILLFGSIITFAIFVFTTKIVSESWHIVGLVQEQIAEWRNWLNDYYHSAEFQAILSDLNETLTAIDLQSSLSKYTSTIATTGSALVAYLFNFIKASVLFLPKLAVITVIIMVATYLISKQWNSLATASKQMVPERVRASIGVVIGDLQHAIFGYVKGHIILSSITALVFFVGLLVLGVEYAFTIAIIGGIVDLIPLIGIPAIVVPWAVFSFIEGNLFLGTGLLVLWPVILVTRHAFEPKVYGSSIGLNPLMLLIFLFAGLHLLGVIGIFVGIIALVVLTALQRAHVFRDVWRYIMTGSFFPMAPPAPK, from the coding sequence ATGCCATTATTCAATGTTACACTGGTTCATCGCATTTTTCGCGGCATATGGGTAACCATCGTCACACTCGGGGCTATCCTGCTATTTTATTATGGCTTCCGGATAATTTACCCGTTCCTGATTGCCTGGCTGCTGGCCTATATGATGAACCCGCTCGTCCGGTTTTTGGAGCAAAAATGGAGGTTCCCGCGCTGGACGGCCGTAGCCTCCTCTATATTGCTGTTCGGCTCGATCATTACCTTCGCGATCTTCGTCTTCACGACCAAGATCGTATCGGAGTCCTGGCATATCGTGGGCCTCGTGCAGGAGCAGATCGCGGAGTGGAGGAATTGGCTGAATGATTACTATCATTCCGCTGAATTCCAAGCTATCCTGTCCGATCTGAATGAGACGCTGACAGCGATCGACTTGCAATCGTCCTTGTCGAAATATACGAGCACGATCGCGACGACCGGCTCGGCTCTCGTCGCCTACTTATTCAACTTTATTAAAGCGAGCGTGCTGTTCCTGCCCAAGCTGGCTGTGATCACCGTCATTATTATGGTCGCTACCTATCTCATCAGCAAGCAGTGGAATTCGCTGGCGACGGCGAGCAAGCAGATGGTGCCCGAACGGGTGCGCGCCTCCATTGGCGTCGTAATCGGCGATCTGCAGCATGCCATTTTCGGATACGTGAAGGGACATATTATTTTATCCAGCATTACCGCACTCGTCTTTTTTGTCGGGCTGCTTGTTCTTGGCGTCGAGTATGCCTTCACGATCGCGATTATCGGCGGGATCGTCGATCTGATTCCGCTGATCGGGATCCCCGCCATAGTCGTCCCGTGGGCGGTGTTCTCCTTCATCGAAGGCAATTTGTTCCTGGGGACCGGTCTTCTGGTGCTATGGCCGGTTATTCTCGTGACGCGGCATGCCTTTGAACCGAAGGTGTACGGCTCCAGCATCGGACTGAATCCGCTTATGCTGCTTATCTTTTTGTTCGCGGGACTTCATCTGCTCGGGGTGATCGGCATTTTTGTCGGCATCATCGCCCTCGTCGTCCTGACAGCGCTGCAGCGCGCCCATGTATTCCGCGATGTCTGGCGTTATATTATGACCGGTTCCTTCTTTCCGATGGCGCCCCCTGCACCCAAATAA
- a CDS encoding oleate hydratase, giving the protein MSTEYNTKQVYFVGGGIASLAGAAFLVRDCDFPGSHIHIMEEMKILGGSNDGSGNGEQGYVIRGGRMLNDETYENTWDLLSSIPSIDDPAKSVRDEIIEFDTAHPTHSNARLVNKHAEVQDVTSMGFDMADRIAMSKLIMTPEEKLGTARIQDWFGPHFFETNFWYMWATTFAFQPWHSAAELKRYMIRFMHEFPRIHTLEGVTRTPYNQYDSLTVPLHHYLTQHGVDFNMKCTVTDLDFKEGRGITVTKIHYVKEGSPGTIELNDGDLVIVTNGSMTEGYSLGSMTSAPSLNGKGSSWKLWDRIAAKKPGLGNPSSFDDHIEGSKWESFTVTCQDSRFFDRMEAFSRNKAGTGALVTFKESSWLMSIVLAHQPHFRNQPEHVRVFWGYGLFPDNEGDYVKKKMSDCTGEEILTELLNHLHFHEDMDAMIQTANCIPCMMPYITAQFMPRAIGDRPQVVPQGSTNLAFVGQFCEIPNDVVFTEEYSVRTARIAVYTLLGINKPIAPINEYQYDIRTLLNGLVTSFR; this is encoded by the coding sequence ATGAGCACGGAGTACAATACCAAGCAAGTCTATTTTGTCGGTGGCGGAATCGCGTCACTCGCAGGTGCTGCTTTCCTCGTTCGAGACTGTGATTTCCCTGGTTCCCACATTCATATCATGGAGGAAATGAAAATACTCGGCGGCAGCAACGACGGCTCCGGCAATGGCGAGCAAGGATATGTCATTCGCGGGGGCCGCATGCTCAATGATGAGACCTATGAGAACACTTGGGATCTGTTAAGCTCGATCCCTTCTATCGACGATCCGGCCAAATCCGTCCGAGACGAAATTATCGAGTTCGATACGGCTCATCCGACGCATTCGAATGCGCGTCTCGTCAATAAGCACGCCGAAGTCCAGGATGTGACGTCAATGGGCTTCGATATGGCGGATCGAATCGCGATGTCCAAGCTCATTATGACGCCGGAAGAGAAGCTGGGCACAGCCCGGATCCAGGATTGGTTCGGCCCGCATTTCTTCGAGACGAATTTCTGGTATATGTGGGCGACCACGTTCGCATTCCAGCCTTGGCATAGCGCCGCCGAACTCAAACGATACATGATCCGCTTCATGCATGAGTTCCCGCGAATTCATACGCTTGAAGGGGTGACGAGAACGCCATACAATCAATATGATTCCCTTACGGTTCCGCTCCACCATTATTTGACGCAGCATGGCGTCGATTTCAATATGAAATGCACGGTGACCGATCTGGATTTCAAAGAAGGCCGCGGCATTACGGTAACGAAAATTCATTATGTCAAAGAAGGTTCGCCGGGAACGATAGAACTCAATGACGGCGATCTTGTCATCGTGACGAACGGGTCGATGACGGAGGGCTATAGCCTTGGCTCGATGACGTCTGCCCCAAGCTTGAACGGCAAGGGAAGCTCGTGGAAGCTATGGGATCGCATCGCCGCGAAGAAGCCCGGATTGGGCAATCCTTCTTCATTCGACGACCATATCGAAGGCTCGAAGTGGGAGTCCTTCACCGTGACCTGCCAGGACTCGAGATTTTTCGATCGGATGGAAGCCTTCTCACGCAATAAGGCAGGAACAGGCGCTTTGGTCACGTTCAAGGAGTCCAGTTGGCTGATGTCGATTGTGCTGGCGCATCAGCCGCATTTCCGGAACCAGCCGGAGCATGTCCGCGTGTTCTGGGGCTACGGTCTGTTCCCGGATAATGAAGGCGACTATGTGAAGAAAAAAATGTCGGACTGCACCGGCGAAGAGATATTGACGGAGTTGTTAAATCATCTTCATTTCCATGAGGATATGGATGCGATGATTCAGACCGCCAACTGTATTCCGTGCATGATGCCGTATATTACGGCGCAGTTCATGCCGCGAGCGATCGGCGACCGGCCGCAGGTCGTCCCGCAGGGCTCTACGAATCTGGCCTTCGTCGGGCAATTCTGCGAGATTCCGAACGACGTCGTCTTTACGGAAGAATATTCTGTCCGAACGGCAAGAATCGCTGTATATACGCTGTTGGGCATCAATAAGCCGATCGCCCCGATTAACGAGTATCAATATGATATTAGAACGCTGCTGAATGGGCTGGTGACGTCCTTCCGGTAA